The Bos indicus x Bos taurus breed Angus x Brahman F1 hybrid chromosome 11, Bos_hybrid_MaternalHap_v2.0, whole genome shotgun sequence genome includes a region encoding these proteins:
- the TTC31 gene encoding LOW QUALITY PROTEIN: tetratricopeptide repeat protein 31 (The sequence of the model RefSeq protein was modified relative to this genomic sequence to represent the inferred CDS: deleted 1 base in 1 codon; substituted 4 bases at 4 genomic stop codons), whose product MGHRVRNQPNDSHHPALPNARHSGGSALSPEPSALARFPVGFPLRPGCPLGVAAVSKHCRVFGAEGCGAAEVKRTPWEFPGCPVVLSRVFGEEIRSTRITNKTKSKLTRSHRVLQAQFLAESQLQNDGLWRRILQEAKQPAKELMPEEERVKEKAEKKRLWKKRQKDQKRREYLEKDGRESNTNAVTDGDGRPPSSSGNSAQGQCSEEEDSLDLSVNSTFVSLAFSKVGDXPLNAHREKGLSHXPQGRSLGLQEKMNREEGSTPKEESPRQSHKAEVRRLSPGLLAAALQXSQELAKLGTSFAQNGFYHKAMVLFTXVLKLNPQDHYLWDQSILKRQRCVLETLRGGSQPDAVWELHSCLLQVTLVRGSGPLLGGHGQPCWKVSSGPSLLPQQYQRRGISGLPPSTEFLHPFFHVELGPLSLFSCSCPGSTAPRASGLLSPPLHHPQPEPVWSFPQTQSRRPGPLHLQDSSEGWGILELGPQHLPHTR is encoded by the exons ATGGGACACCGTGTCCGGAACCAGCCTAACGATTCCCACCACCCCGCACTGCCCAACGCCCGCCACAGCGGCGGCTCCGCCCTATCCCCGGAGCCTTCAGCTCTTGCCAGG TTTCCTGTAGGCTTTCCTCTGCGGCCTGGCTGCCCGCTGGGGGTCGCTGCTGTCTCCAAACACTGCAGGGTATTCGGTGCTGAGGGCTGCGGCGCCGCCGAGGTAAAAAGGActccatgggaattccctggctgtcctgtGGTGCTCTCCCGGGTCTTTGGAGAGGAG ATCAGATCCACTCGCATCACTAACAAGACAAAATCCAAACTCACTAGATCACACAGGGTTCTTCAGGCCCAGTTCCTGGCTGAATCTCAATTACA AAATGATGGCTTGTGGAGAAGGATCCTCCAGGAAGCCAAGCAACCTGCTAAGGAGCTGATGCCTGAGGAGGAGCGTgtgaaagagaaagcagagaagaaaagactCTGGAAGAAG CGTCAAAAGGATCAGAAGCGAAGAGAGTACTTGGAGAAGGATGGCAGGGAGTCCAACACGAAT GCCGTTACAGATGGCGATGGGAGACCCCCGTCCAGCTCTGGGAACTCAGCTCAGGGACAGTGTagtgaggaag AAGACTCACTGGATCTATCTGTTAATAGTACTTTTGTGTCTCTGGCTTTCAGCAAGGTTGGAGATTGACCCCTCAATGCCCACAGAGAAAAGGGACTAAGTCATTAGCCCCAAGGCAGAAGCCTGGGTCTCCAAGAAAAGATGAACCGGGAGGAAGGAAGTACTCCAAAAGAAGAGAGCCCTAGGCAGAGTCATAAGGCAGAGGTGAGGAG GTTATCTCCAGGACTGCTGGCAGCTGCCTTACAATAGAGCCAGGAGCTGGCAA agTTGGGTACCAGCTTTGCTCAAAATGGTTTCTACCACAAGGCCATGGTCCTTTTCACCTGAGTCTTGAAGCTCAACCCCCAGGACCACTA CCTCTGGGACCAAAGCATTTTGAAGAGGCAGCGGTGTGTTCTGGAGACTCTGAGAGGCGGGTCCCAGCCTGACGCAGTCTGGGAGCTA CATTCCTGCCTCCTGCAAGTCACCCTGGTAAGGGGATCAGGCCCGCTCTTA GGGGGGCATGGGCAGCCCTGCTGGAAGGTGTCCAGTggcccctctctccttcctcagcAGTACCAGCGAAGAGGAATCTCTGGGCTGCCTCCGTCAACTGAATTTCTCCATCCATTTTTCCATGTTGAGCTGGGGCCTTTAAGCCTCTTCTCCTGCAGTTGCCCTGGAAGTACTGCCCCAAGGGCCTCTGGCCTTCTATCTCCACCCTTGCATCATCCCCAACCTGAGCCAGTCTGGTCCTTCCCCCAGACTCAGAGCAGAAGACCCGGTCCTCTCCACCTCCAGGACTCCTCAGAGGGCTGGGGCATCCTGGAACTTGGGCCCCAGCATCTACCTCACACCAGATGA
- the CCDC142 gene encoding coiled-coil domain-containing protein 142 isoform X2 — MAQASRCGGLLPPLAAVPPLRAQPGGAEEEQWQKKRDVRGWPGLPVARSILCQDPRPDGAPKEQPWWVAPADAGEHSEAGAVDWGRELAAGGLIPPALRRLRAVLLRLQREREQLLQARDCALHLQAAVRFLRILSPGAPSPSHGLLLQLCRDLLQHLSGGAILRSRLLEMPHPLLLARPVGLAAQRLDATVEMRLRALGRAPATPALSSQLADLLLALPAYHQLQGKVFSQVPASARPYPPGRVLRLLTGERGCQVADWLDEALRGSGLRDQLLRRCQEERELLPGLLGLLGGVTGSASSELGLGGAGALWSQYWTLLWAACAQSLDLSLGPWRDSRAAAQQLSQALGQASLPQECEKELASLCRNLTHQSLIWSWDQGFCQVLGSASGNQSSLPSSSCTTKLLQQLFPPLLDALREPRSGLLLCGPPGPAPLALGLCTLQTTLLWFWSRTQQHLAAWAPGSFLLLIQKDLPEAEALSHLASEESLALDVEQQLGLEIRKLTVQIQLLPEESLSLFFQECHKQATQDFELHMPRGRYWRHRLCSELPSIPSEYAGLVVRRVLEPVLQGLHGLPPQAQAPALSQALTAILGAWLDHILSHGIRFSLQGALQLRQDFGVVRDLLEEEQWGLSPELRQTLFMLSIFQRLDGALLCLLQQPLPKTQVHRRLPRCCACNEVQTMELPSSSLNSLESLEPPLRPGVFPTQTAQLLSTLWGGGPSPDAYLVGNQQAWLALRQHQHPRWHLSFLSCLGTSSES; from the exons ATGGCCCAAGCGTCTCGCTGTGGTGGCCTTCTGCCTCCGCTGGCTGCCGTGCCGCCGTTACGGGCGCAGCCCGGGGGCGCCGAGGAGGAGCAGTGGCAGAAAAAGCGGGACGTTCGTGGCTGGCCCGGGCTGCCGGTCGCCCGGAGCATCCTCTGCCAGGACCCTCGGCCTGACGGGGCTCCGAAAGAGCAGCCGTGGTGGGTGGCGCCGGCGGACGCAGGAGAGCACAGTGAAGCTGGCGCTGTAGACTGGGGGCGGGAGCTGGCCGCTGGCGGCCTGATTCCTCCGGCGCTACGGCGTCTCAGGGCTGTGTTGCTGCGGCTGCAGCGCGAGCGGGAGCAGCTCCTCCAAGCGCGGGATTGCGCCCTCCACCTACAGGCGGCCGTGCGCTTCCTGAGGATCCTGAGTCCCGGCGCTCCATCTCCCAGCCACGGCCTCTTGCTTCAGCTGTGCCGCGACCTGCTACAGCACCTTTCCGGAGGGGCGATCCTGCGAAGCAGGCTTCTGGAGATGCCCCACCCGCTACTCCTGGCACGCCCCGTCGGACTAGCAGCCCAGCGCTTGGATGCTACTGTCGAGATGCGGCTTCGGGCTCTGGGCCGGGCGCCCGCCACCCCAGCCCTGTCGTCCCAACTCGCCGATCTGCTGCTGGCACTTCCGGCGTACCACCAGCTGCAGGGGAAAGTCTTCAGCCAAGTCCCAGCATCAGCGCGCCCGTATCCCCCCGGCCGTGTGCTCCGCCTCCTGACGGGGGAGCGGGGTTGCCAGGTGGCAGATTGGCTGGATGAGGCGCTCAGGGGATCTGGCTTGAGGGACCAGCTCCTCAGACGGTGCCAAGAGGAGCGGGAGCTGTTGCCAGGGCTACTGGGCCTGTTGGGGGGCGTGACAGGTTCAGCCAGCAGTGAACTGGGGCTTGGAGGGGCCGGAGCTTTGTGGAGCCAGTACTGGACCCTGCTGTGGGCAGCCTGTGCTCAGAGCCTGGACTTAAGTCTAGGACCCTGGAGGGACTCCAGGGCAGCGGCACAGCAACTGAGTCAGGCACTGGGTCAGG CATCACTGCCTCAGGAGTGTGAGAAGGAGCTGGCTTCTTTGTGTCGCAACCTAACTCATCAATCTCTTATTTGGAGCTGGGATCAAG GCTTCTGCCAGGTCCTGGGATCTGCTAGTGGAAATCAGAGCAGCCTTCCCTCATCCTCCTGTACCACCAAACTTTTACAACagctcttccctcctctcttggATGCCCTCCGGGAGCCCAGGTCAGGACTCCTCCTCTGCGGGCCACCAG GTCCTGCACCCCTTGCCCTGGGGCTCTGTACCCTGCAGACTACCTTGCTCTGGTTTTGGAGCAGAACTCAGCAGCATCTGGCAGCGTGGGCCCCAGGTTCCTTCCTGCTCCTGATCCAGAAGGACTTACCT GAGGCAGAAGCTTTGTCTCACCTGGCCTCAGAGGAAAGCTTGGCTCTGGATGTGGAGCAGCAGCTGGGCCTGGAGATCCGGAAGCTGACTGTGCAGATCCAG CTCCTGCCTGAAGAGTCACTGAGTCTCTTTTTTCAAGAATGTCATAAACAAGCCACACAGGACTTTGAACTCCACATGCCACGGGGTCGGTACTGGAGGCATCGTCTGTGTTCTG AACTTCCCAGCATTCCTAGTGAGTATGCTGGGTTGGTGGTCCGCAGGGTACTGGAGCCTGTGTTGCAAGGACTGCACGGACTGCCACCCCAAGCCCAGGCCCCTGCCCTGAGCCAGGCGCTGACCGCCATCCTGGGTGCCTGGCTTGACCACATCCTCTCTCATGGGATCCGGTTCAg CCTGCAGGGGGCGCTGCAGCTCAGACAAGACTTTGGAGTGGTCAGGGACTTGCTGGAGGAGGAGCAGTGGGGCCTGTCCCCAGAACTTCGCCAGACTCTGTTCATGCTCAGCATCTTCCAGCGGCTGGATGGGGCCCTGTTGTGTCTGTTGCAGCAGCCCCTGCCCAAGACTCAAGTCCACAGGAGGCTTCCCCGTTGCT GTGCATGTAATGAGGTTCAGACCATGGAATTGCCCAGCAGCAGCCTCAACAGCCTGGAGAGCTTGGAGCCCCCTCTTCGGCCTGGAGTATTTCCAACCCAGACAGCTCAGCTGCTAAGCACACTGTGGGGAGGAGGACCTAGCCCTGATGCTTACTTGGTAGGAAACCAGCAGGCCTGGCTTGCTCTGAGGCAGCACCAGCATCCTCGCTGGCacttatcttttctttcctgcctGGGGACCAGTTCTGAATCCTAA
- the CCDC142 gene encoding coiled-coil domain-containing protein 142 isoform X1 has product MAQASRCGGLLPPLAAVPPLRAQPGGAEEEQWQKKRDVRGWPGLPVARSILCQDPRPDGAPKEQPWWVAPADAGEHSEAGAVDWGRELAAGGLIPPALRRLRAVLLRLQREREQLLQARDCALHLQAAVRFLRILSPGAPSPSHGLLLQLCRDLLQHLSGGAILRSRLLEMPHPLLLARPVGLAAQRLDATVEMRLRALGRAPATPALSSQLADLLLALPAYHQLQGKVFSQVPASARPYPPGRVLRLLTGERGCQVADWLDEALRGSGLRDQLLRRCQEERELLPGLLGLLGGVTGSASSELGLGGAGALWSQYWTLLWAACAQSLDLSLGPWRDSRAAAQQLSQALGQASLPQECEKELASLCRNLTHQSLIWSWDQGFCQVLGSASGNQSSLPSSSCTTKLLQQLFPPLLDALREPRSGLLLCGPPGPAPLALGLCTLQTTLLWFWSRTQQHLAAWAPGSFLLLIQKDLPPLLQEAEALSHLASEESLALDVEQQLGLEIRKLTVQIQLLPEESLSLFFQECHKQATQDFELHMPRGRYWRHRLCSELPSIPSEYAGLVVRRVLEPVLQGLHGLPPQAQAPALSQALTAILGAWLDHILSHGIRFSLQGALQLRQDFGVVRDLLEEEQWGLSPELRQTLFMLSIFQRLDGALLCLLQQPLPKTQVHRRLPRCCACNEVQTMELPSSSLNSLESLEPPLRPGVFPTQTAQLLSTLWGGGPSPDAYLVGNQQAWLALRQHQHPRWHLSFLSCLGTSSES; this is encoded by the exons ATGGCCCAAGCGTCTCGCTGTGGTGGCCTTCTGCCTCCGCTGGCTGCCGTGCCGCCGTTACGGGCGCAGCCCGGGGGCGCCGAGGAGGAGCAGTGGCAGAAAAAGCGGGACGTTCGTGGCTGGCCCGGGCTGCCGGTCGCCCGGAGCATCCTCTGCCAGGACCCTCGGCCTGACGGGGCTCCGAAAGAGCAGCCGTGGTGGGTGGCGCCGGCGGACGCAGGAGAGCACAGTGAAGCTGGCGCTGTAGACTGGGGGCGGGAGCTGGCCGCTGGCGGCCTGATTCCTCCGGCGCTACGGCGTCTCAGGGCTGTGTTGCTGCGGCTGCAGCGCGAGCGGGAGCAGCTCCTCCAAGCGCGGGATTGCGCCCTCCACCTACAGGCGGCCGTGCGCTTCCTGAGGATCCTGAGTCCCGGCGCTCCATCTCCCAGCCACGGCCTCTTGCTTCAGCTGTGCCGCGACCTGCTACAGCACCTTTCCGGAGGGGCGATCCTGCGAAGCAGGCTTCTGGAGATGCCCCACCCGCTACTCCTGGCACGCCCCGTCGGACTAGCAGCCCAGCGCTTGGATGCTACTGTCGAGATGCGGCTTCGGGCTCTGGGCCGGGCGCCCGCCACCCCAGCCCTGTCGTCCCAACTCGCCGATCTGCTGCTGGCACTTCCGGCGTACCACCAGCTGCAGGGGAAAGTCTTCAGCCAAGTCCCAGCATCAGCGCGCCCGTATCCCCCCGGCCGTGTGCTCCGCCTCCTGACGGGGGAGCGGGGTTGCCAGGTGGCAGATTGGCTGGATGAGGCGCTCAGGGGATCTGGCTTGAGGGACCAGCTCCTCAGACGGTGCCAAGAGGAGCGGGAGCTGTTGCCAGGGCTACTGGGCCTGTTGGGGGGCGTGACAGGTTCAGCCAGCAGTGAACTGGGGCTTGGAGGGGCCGGAGCTTTGTGGAGCCAGTACTGGACCCTGCTGTGGGCAGCCTGTGCTCAGAGCCTGGACTTAAGTCTAGGACCCTGGAGGGACTCCAGGGCAGCGGCACAGCAACTGAGTCAGGCACTGGGTCAGG CATCACTGCCTCAGGAGTGTGAGAAGGAGCTGGCTTCTTTGTGTCGCAACCTAACTCATCAATCTCTTATTTGGAGCTGGGATCAAG GCTTCTGCCAGGTCCTGGGATCTGCTAGTGGAAATCAGAGCAGCCTTCCCTCATCCTCCTGTACCACCAAACTTTTACAACagctcttccctcctctcttggATGCCCTCCGGGAGCCCAGGTCAGGACTCCTCCTCTGCGGGCCACCAG GTCCTGCACCCCTTGCCCTGGGGCTCTGTACCCTGCAGACTACCTTGCTCTGGTTTTGGAGCAGAACTCAGCAGCATCTGGCAGCGTGGGCCCCAGGTTCCTTCCTGCTCCTGATCCAGAAGGACTTACCT CCTCTACTGCAGGAGGCAGAAGCTTTGTCTCACCTGGCCTCAGAGGAAAGCTTGGCTCTGGATGTGGAGCAGCAGCTGGGCCTGGAGATCCGGAAGCTGACTGTGCAGATCCAG CTCCTGCCTGAAGAGTCACTGAGTCTCTTTTTTCAAGAATGTCATAAACAAGCCACACAGGACTTTGAACTCCACATGCCACGGGGTCGGTACTGGAGGCATCGTCTGTGTTCTG AACTTCCCAGCATTCCTAGTGAGTATGCTGGGTTGGTGGTCCGCAGGGTACTGGAGCCTGTGTTGCAAGGACTGCACGGACTGCCACCCCAAGCCCAGGCCCCTGCCCTGAGCCAGGCGCTGACCGCCATCCTGGGTGCCTGGCTTGACCACATCCTCTCTCATGGGATCCGGTTCAg CCTGCAGGGGGCGCTGCAGCTCAGACAAGACTTTGGAGTGGTCAGGGACTTGCTGGAGGAGGAGCAGTGGGGCCTGTCCCCAGAACTTCGCCAGACTCTGTTCATGCTCAGCATCTTCCAGCGGCTGGATGGGGCCCTGTTGTGTCTGTTGCAGCAGCCCCTGCCCAAGACTCAAGTCCACAGGAGGCTTCCCCGTTGCT GTGCATGTAATGAGGTTCAGACCATGGAATTGCCCAGCAGCAGCCTCAACAGCCTGGAGAGCTTGGAGCCCCCTCTTCGGCCTGGAGTATTTCCAACCCAGACAGCTCAGCTGCTAAGCACACTGTGGGGAGGAGGACCTAGCCCTGATGCTTACTTGGTAGGAAACCAGCAGGCCTGGCTTGCTCTGAGGCAGCACCAGCATCCTCGCTGGCacttatcttttctttcctgcctGGGGACCAGTTCTGAATCCTAA
- the CCDC142 gene encoding coiled-coil domain-containing protein 142 isoform X3, whose translation MAQASRCGGLLPPLAAVPPLRAQPGGAEEEQWQKKRDVRGWPGLPVARSILCQDPRPDGAPKEQPWWVAPADAGEHSEAGAVDWGRELAAGGLIPPALRRLRAVLLRLQREREQLLQARDCALHLQAAVRFLRILSPGAPSPSHGLLLQLCRDLLQHLSGGAILRSRLLEMPHPLLLARPVGLAAQRLDATVEMRLRALGRAPATPALSSQLADLLLALPAYHQLQGKVFSQVPASARPYPPGRVLRLLTGERGCQVADWLDEALRGSGLRDQLLRRCQEERELLPGLLGLLGGVTGSASSELGLGGAGALWSQYWTLLWAACAQSLDLSLGPWRDSRAAAQQLSQALGQGFCQVLGSASGNQSSLPSSSCTTKLLQQLFPPLLDALREPRSGLLLCGPPGPAPLALGLCTLQTTLLWFWSRTQQHLAAWAPGSFLLLIQKDLPPLLQEAEALSHLASEESLALDVEQQLGLEIRKLTVQIQLLPEESLSLFFQECHKQATQDFELHMPRGRYWRHRLCSELPSIPSEYAGLVVRRVLEPVLQGLHGLPPQAQAPALSQALTAILGAWLDHILSHGIRFSLQGALQLRQDFGVVRDLLEEEQWGLSPELRQTLFMLSIFQRLDGALLCLLQQPLPKTQVHRRLPRCCACNEVQTMELPSSSLNSLESLEPPLRPGVFPTQTAQLLSTLWGGGPSPDAYLVGNQQAWLALRQHQHPRWHLSFLSCLGTSSES comes from the exons ATGGCCCAAGCGTCTCGCTGTGGTGGCCTTCTGCCTCCGCTGGCTGCCGTGCCGCCGTTACGGGCGCAGCCCGGGGGCGCCGAGGAGGAGCAGTGGCAGAAAAAGCGGGACGTTCGTGGCTGGCCCGGGCTGCCGGTCGCCCGGAGCATCCTCTGCCAGGACCCTCGGCCTGACGGGGCTCCGAAAGAGCAGCCGTGGTGGGTGGCGCCGGCGGACGCAGGAGAGCACAGTGAAGCTGGCGCTGTAGACTGGGGGCGGGAGCTGGCCGCTGGCGGCCTGATTCCTCCGGCGCTACGGCGTCTCAGGGCTGTGTTGCTGCGGCTGCAGCGCGAGCGGGAGCAGCTCCTCCAAGCGCGGGATTGCGCCCTCCACCTACAGGCGGCCGTGCGCTTCCTGAGGATCCTGAGTCCCGGCGCTCCATCTCCCAGCCACGGCCTCTTGCTTCAGCTGTGCCGCGACCTGCTACAGCACCTTTCCGGAGGGGCGATCCTGCGAAGCAGGCTTCTGGAGATGCCCCACCCGCTACTCCTGGCACGCCCCGTCGGACTAGCAGCCCAGCGCTTGGATGCTACTGTCGAGATGCGGCTTCGGGCTCTGGGCCGGGCGCCCGCCACCCCAGCCCTGTCGTCCCAACTCGCCGATCTGCTGCTGGCACTTCCGGCGTACCACCAGCTGCAGGGGAAAGTCTTCAGCCAAGTCCCAGCATCAGCGCGCCCGTATCCCCCCGGCCGTGTGCTCCGCCTCCTGACGGGGGAGCGGGGTTGCCAGGTGGCAGATTGGCTGGATGAGGCGCTCAGGGGATCTGGCTTGAGGGACCAGCTCCTCAGACGGTGCCAAGAGGAGCGGGAGCTGTTGCCAGGGCTACTGGGCCTGTTGGGGGGCGTGACAGGTTCAGCCAGCAGTGAACTGGGGCTTGGAGGGGCCGGAGCTTTGTGGAGCCAGTACTGGACCCTGCTGTGGGCAGCCTGTGCTCAGAGCCTGGACTTAAGTCTAGGACCCTGGAGGGACTCCAGGGCAGCGGCACAGCAACTGAGTCAGGCACTGGGTCAGG GCTTCTGCCAGGTCCTGGGATCTGCTAGTGGAAATCAGAGCAGCCTTCCCTCATCCTCCTGTACCACCAAACTTTTACAACagctcttccctcctctcttggATGCCCTCCGGGAGCCCAGGTCAGGACTCCTCCTCTGCGGGCCACCAG GTCCTGCACCCCTTGCCCTGGGGCTCTGTACCCTGCAGACTACCTTGCTCTGGTTTTGGAGCAGAACTCAGCAGCATCTGGCAGCGTGGGCCCCAGGTTCCTTCCTGCTCCTGATCCAGAAGGACTTACCT CCTCTACTGCAGGAGGCAGAAGCTTTGTCTCACCTGGCCTCAGAGGAAAGCTTGGCTCTGGATGTGGAGCAGCAGCTGGGCCTGGAGATCCGGAAGCTGACTGTGCAGATCCAG CTCCTGCCTGAAGAGTCACTGAGTCTCTTTTTTCAAGAATGTCATAAACAAGCCACACAGGACTTTGAACTCCACATGCCACGGGGTCGGTACTGGAGGCATCGTCTGTGTTCTG AACTTCCCAGCATTCCTAGTGAGTATGCTGGGTTGGTGGTCCGCAGGGTACTGGAGCCTGTGTTGCAAGGACTGCACGGACTGCCACCCCAAGCCCAGGCCCCTGCCCTGAGCCAGGCGCTGACCGCCATCCTGGGTGCCTGGCTTGACCACATCCTCTCTCATGGGATCCGGTTCAg CCTGCAGGGGGCGCTGCAGCTCAGACAAGACTTTGGAGTGGTCAGGGACTTGCTGGAGGAGGAGCAGTGGGGCCTGTCCCCAGAACTTCGCCAGACTCTGTTCATGCTCAGCATCTTCCAGCGGCTGGATGGGGCCCTGTTGTGTCTGTTGCAGCAGCCCCTGCCCAAGACTCAAGTCCACAGGAGGCTTCCCCGTTGCT GTGCATGTAATGAGGTTCAGACCATGGAATTGCCCAGCAGCAGCCTCAACAGCCTGGAGAGCTTGGAGCCCCCTCTTCGGCCTGGAGTATTTCCAACCCAGACAGCTCAGCTGCTAAGCACACTGTGGGGAGGAGGACCTAGCCCTGATGCTTACTTGGTAGGAAACCAGCAGGCCTGGCTTGCTCTGAGGCAGCACCAGCATCCTCGCTGGCacttatcttttctttcctgcctGGGGACCAGTTCTGAATCCTAA
- the MRPL53 gene encoding 39S ribosomal protein L53, mitochondrial: MAAALARLGLRSVKQVRVQFCPFEKNVESTRTFLQAVSSEKVRSTNLNCSVIADVRHDGSEPCVDVLFGDGHRLIMRGAHLTAQEMLSAFASHIQARGAAASGDKPSASTGR; encoded by the exons ATGGCGGCGGCCTTGGCTCGGCTCGGGCTCCGCTCGGTCAAGCAGGTTCGGGTTCAGTTCTGCCCCTTCGAGAAGAACGTGGAATCGACGAG GACCTTCCTCCAGGCGGTGAGCAGCGAGAAAGTTCGCTCCACGAACCTCAACTGCTCAGTGATTGCGGACGTGAGGCACGACGGCTCCGAGCCTTGCGTGGACGTGCTGTTCG GAGATGGGCATCGCTTGATTATGCGCGGCGCTCACCTGACCGCCCAGGAAATGCTCAGTGCTTTCGCCTCCCACATCCAGGCCAGGGGCGCGGCGGCGAGCGGGGACAAGCCTAGCGCCAGTACTGGGCGCTGA